The genome window CGGTTGCTTTTGACAAAGCGGGAAGGGAAGTCGAATTTTCCAGATCGATCACGCGCAGTGACATCGTCCGCTACTATTCGGAATTGAATCTAAAATAAACCGAAAAGAGAGGTATCAAATTTTTTTGCGATAAATGGTATATACCAATACGGGGAGTGATCAAATGTGTTTGCATTAACCAGGAAAATGGTAGTGCTCGGTGCGTTGGTCTTGTCATTGGTAGCCAGCGGATGTTCCAGCAGTCCTTCGTCCGGCAATGGTCAATCCGCTTCGGAGCCATCAGCGGATGGCAAAGTCGAGCTCAAGTTTCTGCACAAGTGGCCGCAGCCGGAATACGCCCCCTATTTTGAAGAAGTGATCAAAGAGTTTGAGAGTCAAAATCCTACCATCAAGGTGAAAGTGGAAGCTGTCGCGGATGAGCCGATGAAAGACAAGCTCCGCGTCATCATGGGTGGAGGATCGGTGCCGGACATCATGTTTTCGTGGTCAGGTGAATTTGCCAGGAAGTTTGTGAGGTCGGGTGCGGCGATGGACTTGACCGAAGCGTTGAACGCTGATCCGGAATGGAAGAATGGCTTCATCCCCGCCTCGCTCCAGCCTTTCGTCTCCAATGACAAAAACTACGGAGTGCCTCTGCGTTTCAATGGAAAATTCTTCGTCTACAACAAAGAAATCTTTGACAAATATCAGCTGCAAAAACCAAAGACATGGGATGAGTTTTTGCAACTTTTAGACAAATTGAAGCGGGCGGGGGAAACACCGATCATATTGGGCAATGCAAGTCCATGGGCAGCCATTCACTATCTGACCGGACTGAATCAAAAGCTGGTCCCAGCCGATGTCCGAATGAAGGATTACAATCCCGAGAGCGGAGAGTTTACAGATCCGGGATACATCAGAGCGCTGCAGTATCTGAAAGAATTGAAGGACAAGGGATATTTTAATGACAACATCAACTCCAGCTCGCATGACATGGCGACGCAGATGTTCTTTGCCGGAAAAGGGGCAATGATGTACCTCGAGCTGGAAGAGTTCCAGCAGGTGCAAAAAAGCATGCAAGCCGCATTTGACTTCTTCCCGCTGCCTGCCATCGCGGAAGGAAAAGGCAACCAAAACTTCATAACCGGAGCGCCTGATGGATTTATCGTCTCATCGAAAACCCAGCATCCGAAAGAAGCGATCGCGTTCCTGAAGTTTCTGACCAGCAAACAAAATGCAGAAAAGCTCGTCAAGCAAATCGGCTGGCCGAGTCCGATCGTCGGCGCGACCAACACGGACACCGCCTTGAAGCAGGTCGCCGAAGCCGTTGACATGATGAAGAGCGCAGAAGGCATGGCGGAGTGGCTCGATACCGACGTTCATGCGAAAATTGCAGACTCGTATTTATCCAATATCCAGCTGCTCTTGGATGGCACGAAATCGCCTGAAGACATCATGAAGGAAGTTCAGGGAGTGGCCCAGGAGGTCAAACAGGAAGTCAAGCAATAAGTACTTTGGGTAAGCGACCGAGGGGGGATGCTTACCCTCTTCCTAGGAGGGAGCCAAATGTTGAAATCGTCTTTTCACAATGCCCGGTCTGCACTCCCTTTCATCCTTCCGGCCCTTTTGCTCATCGTGCTGTTTGTATTTCTCCCGATTCTCTTCAATCTGTACTACAGCATGTTTCGATGGAGCGCATTTGAGAGGAATGGGGTTTTTGTCGGGTTGGATTATTACGTCAAACTGTTTCAGGACCCTATCTTTTACACAGCTCTGAAAAACAACTCGCTCTATGCTGTCATCTCCCTCTTGTTTCAAGTGGGAGGGGGTTTGGTGATTGCGGCTATCCTGGAGGAAAAGGTGATCAGGCGCTGGCAGCCTCTTTTTCGGACCGTGTTTTTTCTCCCGGCTGTCATCTCGATCTCGGTGGTGGGTCTCATGTGGCAGCTGTTGTACAATCCGGAAATCGGTCTGATCAATGGAGCCTTGAAGGCCATCGGTCAAACCCAGTGGATGCACTCCTGGCTGGGGGACAGCAAGACAGCCATTTATGCGGTGGTGGCCGTTTCACAGTGGCAATATACCGGGTACATGACCATGCTTTTTTTGATCGCGATGCACAAGATTCCTGGAGAATTGTATGAAGCCGCGATGATTGACGGAGCCAATCGCCTTCGGACTTTCTTTCATATCACCATTCCGCAGCTGCGAGAAATGATTCTCGTAGGAAGCATGATCACGGTCATCGGAGCCTTCAAGGTATTTGATGAGGTGTACGTGATGACCTTCGGGGGGCCGGGCCGTTCCACGGAAGTGCTGGGCACCATGCTGTACCGGGCGGCGTTTCGCAACGATGAAATGGGCTACGCCTCGACAATCGGCACCGCAATCTTTGTGATCACGCTAGGCTTGTCGCTCCTGCAAATGCGACTCGCAAAAACGGGCCAGGAGGTGTAAGAAACCTATGACAGCTATGCAAAAAATATATCGCGCAGCGATCTGGCTGTGGTTTGCCGCCTATGCGCTCTGCATCCTGTATCCGTTGTTCTGGCTTGCGATGAACGGCTTCAAATCCAACCGCAATTTTTTCCTGGACCCATGGGGACTGCCGGACAAATGGCTCTGGAAAAATTACGTCTCTGCCTGGGATGCGGGAGTGGGTCAATACTTTCTGAACAGCGCATTCGTCACGGTGGTCTCCGTCCTGCTTGTCCTTGTCTTGGGCTCGATGGCTGCCTATGGACTGAGTCGCTTTCGCTTCAGAGGGGCAAATCTTCTGCTGCTTATCGTGGTGAGCGGGTTGATGCTGGCACCACAGGTGAGCCTGATTTCCCTGTACAAAATGCTCCAGATGATCGGTCTGTACAATACCCGCTGGGCGTTGATTGTGACGTATGTCGCATTTCAGCTGCCGTTTTCGATCTTCCTCATGCGATCCTATTTTTTATCCATCCCGAGAGAGCTGGAGGAGTCTGCGACGATTGACGGCTGCAGCACCTGGCAAGTTTACTGGCATATCATCCTGCCGATGGGAAAACCCATTCTGGCTTCTGCGGCTCTGCTGACAGGGATGAACGTGTGGAATGAATTCATGTTCGCGATGGTGTTCATCGAGGATTCCGCACTTCGGACGATTCCAGTGGGCCTCATGAATCTGAGGAGTCAGCTGAATACCGATTTCGGCGTCCAATTGGCAGGGCTGGCCATCTCTGCAATCCCGATGATTGTCATGTTCATCCTGTTTCAGAAGCAATTTGTCCGGGGGATGATGGCGGGGAGCGTGAAAGGATAAGCCACAAAAAGGCTCATGCATGTGCAGCAATTACTCTAACGATACGAGGAGGGGCAGATGGGAGCAATCAAGCGCTCGCAAATCACGGGAATGAACTTTCATTACCTGCATTATCCGCTGACCTATTTTTTGGATTCCATGGTCCGATTTCACATGGAGCAAATCGAATTATGGGGAGCGGCTCCGCATCTTTACGTAGAGGATTTGTCGCTGACTGAGATCAAAAATATCCGACGTGAGATTGAGAGTCGCGGTCTGAAAGTCGTCTGCTTCACGCCGGAGCAATGCATGTATCCGATTAATCTCGCAGCCAAGGAGCAGGCCATCCGGGAGAGGAGCAGGAGGTATTTTGAAAAGTCGATAGAGGCAAGCGCCGAACTTCAGTCAGAGCTCGTATTGGTGACCGCGGGATGGGGCTACCGAAACGAAAGCAGGGAAGAGGCGTGGAAGCGCGCCTGCGACTCCTTGCAGCAGCTTGCCGAATATGCCAGCCAGAGGGGGATCACGCTTGCTTTGGAGCCGCTGCAGCCAGTCGAGTCCAATCTCGTCTGCAACCTGACCGATTTGGCAGAAATGCTGCGTGCAATAGGGTCCCCAGCCGTGAAAGGAATGGTGGACACGGTCGCGATGGCTGTTGAAGGCGAGGACCTGAATCGCTATTTCGAACGTTTGGGGGAAAACCTCGCACACATCCATCTGGTGGACGGAAAGCCGGGTGGACATTTGGCCTGGGGGGACGGGAATCTGCCACTGGCTTCCTATATGGACATACTCGAGCGATGCGGGTACACAGGGGCATTGTCGCTGGAATTTACCTCTTCTCAGTATTTGATGGAGCCGGATAAAGCGGTAGAAGCATCGCTTCGGCAGCTGGGAGCGTTTGTGGTGTAGAAGAAATATGGATCTACAGGGAGGAGAAACACATGCTGAATGAAATGGTGACACGTGTGCTTGAGGAGTTTAAGCGTCGGGAGATCGAAAAAGTGTTCCTGGTCGGGTGCGGCGGTTCATCTGCGCTCATGTACGCGAGCAAATACGCCATGGACCACGAAGCCAAAACCATTGATTCTGATTTATACAGCTCCAATGAATTTATCCACCGCCATCCAGCAAAGCTGGGGGAAAAATCCCTCGTCATTCTCTGCTCGCACTACGGGAAAACCCCGGAAACGGTGAATGCTGCACGCTTTGCCAGAGAAAAAGGAGCACTGACGGTCTCGCTTACCTATGAGCCGGATTCCCCCTTGGCAGAGGCATCCGAATTCGTCATCCTGTATCAGGAAGGCAAAGAGCATCCTTTTTTGAACGATGCACACGCGATCATGTACGAATTGGTCTTCGGTCTTTTGCACATCAAAGAAGGCAATCCAAAGTACGATGCATTGATCGAAGCTCTGTCTCATTTGCGGCCGGTGATCGAAAAAGCGAAGGAGCAGGCTCTCCCGGCAGCCCAAGCCTTTGGCCGCGCCTATCAGGACGCCACGAACATCTATACCATGGCCAGCGGTGCCAACTACGGAATCGCCTACTGGTTCGCGATCTGCATTCTCATGGAAATGCAGTGGATTCATTCCCACGCCATTCATGCAGGAGAGTATTTTCACGGGCCTTTCGAAATATTGGATAAAGAGGTGCCCATGATCCAGCTCGTCGGTCTCGACGAAACTCGCCCCCTCGAAGAGCGTTCCCTCGGTTTTTCCCGCCAGTATGGAGACAACATCATCACCCTGGATGCCAAAGATTTCGATCTGACTGGGGTGGACGATCGGGTGAAGGGTTATATCGCACCACTCGTTCTGCATCGGGTCTTGCGGGTCTATGCGGAAGAGTTGGCTCATGCTCGCAACCATCCTCTCACCACGCGCAGGTACATGTGGAAAGTGGCGTATTGATCGATCGAAATAGAAAAACAAGCGCCTCGTGCTGCAGAAAAGAGTATAGTCTTGGGGGCAGGGTGCGCCGCTGGGCAGAGGAGGAGAGAAACCTTGATCAAAGGGATTGTTTTTGACTTCGATGGTCTTATCCTGGATACGGAAACGGTCTGGTATCACTCGTTTCGTGAAGCTCTTGAGCAGTACCGGCTGGAATTGACGTTGGAGACGTTTGCTTCCTTTGTGGGCACGCATGGAGCGGCATTCGATCAGCACCTCATGAAAGTGGCTGGGAATCAGCAAAAGATGGAAGACATCAAGCGGATCGCCAACGAAATCCATCAAGATAAGATCAGGAGTGTTCAAGCGAGGGAAGGGGTGCGTGACTATTTGGAGGCGGCCGTGGACCTCGGTCTGCGAATTGGTCTTGCCTCCAGCTCGAGTAGGGAGTGGGTCGAGAGATTTCTTCGGCAGCTTCAGCTTCTCTCGTATTTTGAAGTGATCAAAACGGCGGATGATGTGGTGAGAGTCAAACCGGACCCGGAGCTGTACGTGCAAGCCGTGCATGCCCTTCGCTTGCAGTCGGATGAGGTACTTGCTTTTGAAGACTCTGCTGCGGGTGCAAAGGCGGCTAAGGCTGCAGGGCTGCACTGCGTGATCGTGCCCAATCCTGTCACAATGGATCTGATTTTTGAGAACTATGACTTGCGCATAGAATCGATGGCCCAGCATTCGCTGACACATGTCTTGGCGAAGCTGGATGGGCAGTGGAGTGCAGACTCTCGTGGCTCCTTTTGAGAGAAAGATCCTATTCATCTCCCTCGCCGGCATGCTGTTCTTTGGTTCGATCGATTCGCTGCGGAGCATCGTGACTCCTCTGATCCAGGAGGACCTGAACCTGACCTATCTTGAGCTGAGCGGTGCGTTTTCGCTCGGATCGTTTGGTTATTTGGCAGGTTCTTTTCTGGGAGGGCTTCTTGTTGACAACAGGGGCTTGAAGCTCGTCACTTTGTGGGGAGGACTCCTCATTGCAGCAGGGATGCTTCTGTACATGTGCGTAGAAAACTACTGTCTATTCGCGGTTGGCTTCATCTTGGCGGGAATCGGAGGAGGTGTCCTGGAGATCGGAATTAATGGGGCCGTTCCTGCCATTTCTGAATCAATCGAGGATCAGGCGAGATATTTCAACTGGCTGCACGGTTTTTACGGCGTCGGAGCGTCCGGTCTCCCGCTCCTCGGCATTTTGATCCTGCAGCGATTTCCGGATTGGCGGAATGGGTTTTGGCTGGAGTTGGCTCTTCTCGGCTTCATCCTGGCGTTTGTCATTTGCTTTCGATACGGCCAAGTGACGACGAAGAGGCGAGTGTCGGATCGAAAAGCAATGAGGATCGTAAGTGCGGAAGGATCAATCAAGCTCGCGGGATTGCTTTTCGCCATCATGGTGTATGTCATGGCGGAAGTTGGTTTCGCTACATGGCTCCCGACTTATCTGGTTCAAGTCAGGCATCTGCCCCTGACAGAAGGGGCCTTGTACTTGTCTGGCTTTTATTTGGTTTTTACAGCAGGTCGCTTGAGTGCACACTGGTGGATCAACCGAATTGGGCAAGAGAAAGCAGTCATGGTCAGTTCGATTCTCGCCGTACTGATTGTTGGAGCTGCAATCCTTTGGACAGATCAGGCAACTCTTCCCTTGCTCGTCGTGGCAGGAATCTGCTTTGCGGCGATTTTCCCGACGATAGCAGCCATTGCTTGTCATCTGTATGCGGACCGGGCAGGGAAGGTTCTCGGATACCTGTTTACGGCTTCGGGTGTAGGTGCATTGGTGAGTAACGGTTTGATTGGTGTTGTCGCCAATGCATATGGCATCGAAACCGCTTTTTCTCTCATTATTGGCTTTCTGGCATGCGTGTTCGTCATCATGTTCGCGGTGATCCGTTCGAATGTGAGGCAATCAACAAACGGGTGAACGCATTGTCGGGTGGCTATGCTTCAAAACGGGCTGCCGGTTATGAATCGGCAGCCTTTGCTCAGCGGTTGGGCCGTTTATCGGTGCAGCTCGTATCGGCTGGCTTTGCTGAAGCTGCGGATCGCTGCGATCTCTTCCGCGGTCAACGGCGGCACGTTCACTGCCTCGATATTTTGCAGGAGCTGCTCACGTGAGCTGGCTCCGGGAATAACGGTGGCGACAGCCGGATGGCTAAGCGAATAACGGATAGCCAGCTGCGACATGCTGCGCGTACGGTTCACCAGAGGCGCCAACTTCTCTCGTACGGCTACGATCTCTTCCATGCTGTAGTCCAGGTATCCTTTTGCTACCTTCTTATTCTCAGCAAGCGCTCCGCTGGCCACCGGCCCCCGAGCTATGACACTGATGCCTCGCGCCTGGAGCATGGGCAACACTTCTTCTTCTGCGCGGCGGTCAAGAATGGAGTACTGGTTCATCACGCTTACGATGGATGAGCGTGCAGCATATTCACGAATCACATTGGGACGTATGGAAGAGATGCCGTAATGCCGGATGACCCCTTCCCGCTTCAGCTGTTCGAATGCTTCAATCGTCTCGTCAATCGGATCATCCAGCGTGCCCCCATGCAGCTGATAGAGATCGATGTAATCCGTCTGCAGCCTTCTCAAGCTTTCTTTTACAGCGGATAAAATGTACGCTTTCGATGGATCCCATACCCAGCCATCCTGCCCGGGAATGCGCCGATTGCCCACTTTTGTCGCCAGAATGACTTTGTCACGGCGCCCCTGTATCGCTTTTCCCACCAGCTCTTCATTCCGTCCCGCTTCATATAAATCTGAGGTATCCAAAAAATTGATGCCACGCTCCAGCGCCTCTTGAATAAGAGCAACAGCTTTTGTCTCATCCGTCCCTACCGTCATACAGCCGAAGCCGACCTCGGTGACCATGAGATCGGAAGAACCTAAGCGGGTGGTTTTCATTTGGAGAATTCGCTCCTTTCCGTGGTACGATTACATTGATTATACAAGATGCCTTTCCATGAAATCCAAGAATGTATAGGGGAATCGACACGAACCTGGCCCCCGTGTGATTGAGCTTTTCAGGCAATTTATTTTCGTAGAACATTTTATATCTTGTAAATTTTTAGATTTATCCTAAAATAATGAATAATTGGTCCTATTTGATTTTTTTGCTTCCAATCACGTTACTCTCACTCTACTCTCGTGGAAGCTGATAGATCTTGGGCTGAAGATAACGATAAATATGGTAAGAGGGGGATTCAAGCAGATGAAAAAACGAGTTCAACTTGGCTTTCTATCAGCAGCATTGGTTGCAAGCATCGCACTCACAGGCTGTGCCGGCTCAAACAATGCGGGAGGCAATGCAAGCGGCGGGTCTGCTTCGGGCACGCAAGGCTCCACAGGTGAAGGAAGCGGTGCTGCCCAAAATGGAGGGAAAATTCTCATTGCAACACAGAGTCCTCTTTCGGGGTCCCAGTCCGCTCAAGGTGATTCCATCAAGAGCGGTGCCGAATATGCGCTTAAAATGAAAAAAGAAGATTTTAAGAAATTGGGCTTCGATTTGCAACTGCTGCCCCAGGATGACCAAGCCGATCCGAAAATCGGGGTTTCCAACGCGGAGATGCTTATATCCAACCCTGACGTGCTTGGTGTCGTGGGTCACTTGAACACGGGAGTGGCCATCCCATCTTCTGTAAAGTATGAAGAGGGCAAACTTGTCATGGTATCGCCGGCCAATACAGGTGTGAAGTTAACGGAAGAAGGCAAGAAGACAGTCCACCGCATATGCGCACGCGATGACTCGCAAGGTCCTAAAGCAGCCATGTATGCCAAAAACACACTCAATGTCAAACAAGTTTTTATCATGCACGATAAAACAGCTTACGGTCAAGGTCTGGCCGATCAGGTGAAAATGCAGTTTGAAAAAGACGGTGTAGCCGTGTTGGGCTATGAAGGGATAACTGCTGGCGAGAAGGATTACTCTGCGGTTCTCACTCAGATCACTTCGAAGAATCCGGACTTAATCTTCTTCGGCGGTATGTACCCTGAAGGTGGCATTCTCATTAAGCAAGCCCGGGAAAAAGGGTATAAAGGCTATTTCATGGGCGGAGATGGATTCGACAACTCGGATATGATCAAGATTGCTGGTGAAGCGGTCGACGGAGTGATCTTTACTTCCGTAGCGGGTGACGTATCGCAAACCGAAGAAGGTAAAAAGTGGGGAGAGGAATACAAAAAGGCAACGAACAAACCTCTGGAAGCCTTTTCCGTTTACGGTTATGATGCGATGAATGTTCTCTTGCACGGTGTGGAGGAAGCCATTAAAGCCAATGGCGGCAAGAAGCCAACTCGTGAACAGGTGTTGGAAGCTGTTCATAAGACAAAAGACTTCCAGGGACAATTCACGAAGGTTACATTTGATGAAAAAGGCGATAACGAATTTGCTGACGTGTTTATTTACAAGTACGAAAAAGATAAGGATAAATCTGTTTTTGTCGGCAAGGCAGAATAGAATCTGTCTACATGCAACACTTCATCTACACGGGGGCGGCACGCGGGTGCATGCCCCTTTTTTGTGCGCATTCCCGGCTTTGAGAATAAATACGCTTCTCTCCATTTATCCTCTCTCTCACCCTACAGTTGCAGCAACCGACTTCTCAAAAATGAGAGGAGGATTCTCACTTTGCTGCTGCATGTTCTGGAATTCGGGGCAATTTCCTCATCTTATGGCATTCCGGCTCATGGCATCATTCTTGCTATTTGTAACAGATTGTAAATACAGATGAGGATGGTGGATAGCATGCATCAGAAATCCCGCGAAGAGTCGCTTGCGATGGCGAAAGAAATGCTGGAATTCATCGAGAGCGAGACATTGACAGTCGAGCAGAAGAAAAAAATCGTATCGGATTCGGTCGAGAATTTTACCAATCACGTGACAAAGGCCATTCTGACTCACCGCAAGTCAGTCTCGACGGATTACTCTGTGGTGGAGTGGGAGGATGAGGCAGCCGTATTCCGGGATACCATGGGTGACGAGTACGTCGATTGTCTCGGAGGATATGGCGTCTATCTGTTGGGCCACCGACATCCCAATGTGGTAAAGGCAGTGGAAGCCCAATTGAAGCGATACGCTTTGCACAGCCAGGAAATGATCGATCCGCTGCGTGGCTATCTCTCCAAGCTGGTGGCCGCGATCACTCCGGGGGATCTGCAGCACTCGTATCTGGTGAACTGCGGCACCGAGGCGAATGAGATGGCTCTAAAGCTGGCACGGCTTGCGACCGGCAAAAAATATTTCATTTCGATGGAGAGAGGCTTCCATGGCAAAACGCTAGGCTCCCTCTCCGCATCCGGCAAGTCAACGTTCCGTGAGCCTTACTCGCCGCTCGTTCCTGGCTTCCAGCATGTTCCCTACGGAGATGCGGATGCCGTCGATCAGGCGATCCGTATGTTGATCGCTACGGGAGAAACCGTGGCGGGCGTGATCGTGGAGCCGATTCAGGGGGAAGGCGGCGTGAACATCCCGCCAGATGACTTTCTGCCGCGTCTCCGTGAGATTTGCGACAAATACGAATGCCTGTTGATCGTCGATGAGGTGCAGACGGGCATGGGGCGCACAGGCACCATGTTTGGCGTTGACCACTGGAATGTCGTGCCGGATATCATGACGCTGGGCAAGGCGTTCGGTGGCGGTGTCATGCCCATAGCCGCGATGGTTGCGAAGAAAAAGTGGTGGGGAAAAATGGAGGAAAATCCTTTCCTGCTCGGATCCTCCACCTTTGGCGGGAATCCGCTCTGCTGCGCCGGCGCGATCGCAGGCATCAAGACGATTTTGGAAGAAAACATTCCGCAGGTGGCCAAGGAAAAAGGCGACTATATCATGCTTCGCCTCCGTGAAATCCAGGAGCAGTATCCGGAAATCCTGGTGGCCATACGCGGAAAGGGACTGCTGATCGGCATGGAGTTTGCCAGCAACAGCCTCGGGTATTCCTTGGCCAAAACGCTTTTTGGCAAGAAGATCCTCGTCGGTGGCACGATCAACAACGCGACAGTCATCCGCATTGAACCGCCTGCCGTGATTTCCTACGAACAGCTGGATTACGTGCTTGCTTGCATCGAAGAAGGAATCGCTCATTTGTCCAAAGAGGCGAAAGTGGCCCGATAAACGGTACCCACGAATAGGAGGCGGGCTGATGAAGGAAGCCAAAAAGCTGTTCATAGATGGGGAGTGGGTCTCCTCCTCAACAGGGGAGACGTTTGAAGTAAGGAATCCAGCCAGCGGAGAAGTGATCGCCCAAGTGGCCAAAGGCACCCGCGACGACACGAAGAAGGCGATCCAAGCAGCTCGGCGCGCATTTGACGAGTCGGGCTGGGGAGAGAGCAAGGCGCGGGATCGGGCTGAGCTGTTGTGGAAGGCGGCGGATCTGATCGAGGAGAGGGCAGAGGAATTCGCGCAGACGGACACACGAAACAACGGCAAACCGCTGCGGGAATCTCGCTACGATGTCGCCGATGCGGTCAATCAATTCCGTTATTA of Brevibacillus choshinensis contains these proteins:
- a CDS encoding MFS transporter: MQTLVAPFERKILFISLAGMLFFGSIDSLRSIVTPLIQEDLNLTYLELSGAFSLGSFGYLAGSFLGGLLVDNRGLKLVTLWGGLLIAAGMLLYMCVENYCLFAVGFILAGIGGGVLEIGINGAVPAISESIEDQARYFNWLHGFYGVGASGLPLLGILILQRFPDWRNGFWLELALLGFILAFVICFRYGQVTTKRRVSDRKAMRIVSAEGSIKLAGLLFAIMVYVMAEVGFATWLPTYLVQVRHLPLTEGALYLSGFYLVFTAGRLSAHWWINRIGQEKAVMVSSILAVLIVGAAILWTDQATLPLLVVAGICFAAIFPTIAAIACHLYADRAGKVLGYLFTASGVGALVSNGLIGVVANAYGIETAFSLIIGFLACVFVIMFAVIRSNVRQSTNG
- a CDS encoding putrescine aminotransferase; the protein is MHQKSREESLAMAKEMLEFIESETLTVEQKKKIVSDSVENFTNHVTKAILTHRKSVSTDYSVVEWEDEAAVFRDTMGDEYVDCLGGYGVYLLGHRHPNVVKAVEAQLKRYALHSQEMIDPLRGYLSKLVAAITPGDLQHSYLVNCGTEANEMALKLARLATGKKYFISMERGFHGKTLGSLSASGKSTFREPYSPLVPGFQHVPYGDADAVDQAIRMLIATGETVAGVIVEPIQGEGGVNIPPDDFLPRLREICDKYECLLIVDEVQTGMGRTGTMFGVDHWNVVPDIMTLGKAFGGGVMPIAAMVAKKKWWGKMEENPFLLGSSTFGGNPLCCAGAIAGIKTILEENIPQVAKEKGDYIMLRLREIQEQYPEILVAIRGKGLLIGMEFASNSLGYSLAKTLFGKKILVGGTINNATVIRIEPPAVISYEQLDYVLACIEEGIAHLSKEAKVAR
- a CDS encoding carbohydrate ABC transporter permease encodes the protein MTAMQKIYRAAIWLWFAAYALCILYPLFWLAMNGFKSNRNFFLDPWGLPDKWLWKNYVSAWDAGVGQYFLNSAFVTVVSVLLVLVLGSMAAYGLSRFRFRGANLLLLIVVSGLMLAPQVSLISLYKMLQMIGLYNTRWALIVTYVAFQLPFSIFLMRSYFLSIPRELEESATIDGCSTWQVYWHIILPMGKPILASAALLTGMNVWNEFMFAMVFIEDSALRTIPVGLMNLRSQLNTDFGVQLAGLAISAIPMIVMFILFQKQFVRGMMAGSVKG
- a CDS encoding sugar phosphate isomerase/epimerase family protein, translating into MGAIKRSQITGMNFHYLHYPLTYFLDSMVRFHMEQIELWGAAPHLYVEDLSLTEIKNIRREIESRGLKVVCFTPEQCMYPINLAAKEQAIRERSRRYFEKSIEASAELQSELVLVTAGWGYRNESREEAWKRACDSLQQLAEYASQRGITLALEPLQPVESNLVCNLTDLAEMLRAIGSPAVKGMVDTVAMAVEGEDLNRYFERLGENLAHIHLVDGKPGGHLAWGDGNLPLASYMDILERCGYTGALSLEFTSSQYLMEPDKAVEASLRQLGAFVV
- a CDS encoding aldo/keto reductase, whose amino-acid sequence is MKTTRLGSSDLMVTEVGFGCMTVGTDETKAVALIQEALERGINFLDTSDLYEAGRNEELVGKAIQGRRDKVILATKVGNRRIPGQDGWVWDPSKAYILSAVKESLRRLQTDYIDLYQLHGGTLDDPIDETIEAFEQLKREGVIRHYGISSIRPNVIREYAARSSIVSVMNQYSILDRRAEEEVLPMLQARGISVIARGPVASGALAENKKVAKGYLDYSMEEIVAVREKLAPLVNRTRSMSQLAIRYSLSHPAVATVIPGASSREQLLQNIEAVNVPPLTAEEIAAIRSFSKASRYELHR
- a CDS encoding branched-chain amino acid ABC transporter substrate-binding protein — encoded protein: MKKRVQLGFLSAALVASIALTGCAGSNNAGGNASGGSASGTQGSTGEGSGAAQNGGKILIATQSPLSGSQSAQGDSIKSGAEYALKMKKEDFKKLGFDLQLLPQDDQADPKIGVSNAEMLISNPDVLGVVGHLNTGVAIPSSVKYEEGKLVMVSPANTGVKLTEEGKKTVHRICARDDSQGPKAAMYAKNTLNVKQVFIMHDKTAYGQGLADQVKMQFEKDGVAVLGYEGITAGEKDYSAVLTQITSKNPDLIFFGGMYPEGGILIKQAREKGYKGYFMGGDGFDNSDMIKIAGEAVDGVIFTSVAGDVSQTEEGKKWGEEYKKATNKPLEAFSVYGYDAMNVLLHGVEEAIKANGGKKPTREQVLEAVHKTKDFQGQFTKVTFDEKGDNEFADVFIYKYEKDKDKSVFVGKAE
- a CDS encoding carbohydrate ABC transporter permease, with product MLKSSFHNARSALPFILPALLLIVLFVFLPILFNLYYSMFRWSAFERNGVFVGLDYYVKLFQDPIFYTALKNNSLYAVISLLFQVGGGLVIAAILEEKVIRRWQPLFRTVFFLPAVISISVVGLMWQLLYNPEIGLINGALKAIGQTQWMHSWLGDSKTAIYAVVAVSQWQYTGYMTMLFLIAMHKIPGELYEAAMIDGANRLRTFFHITIPQLREMILVGSMITVIGAFKVFDEVYVMTFGGPGRSTEVLGTMLYRAAFRNDEMGYASTIGTAIFVITLGLSLLQMRLAKTGQEV
- a CDS encoding HAD-IA family hydrolase, giving the protein MIKGIVFDFDGLILDTETVWYHSFREALEQYRLELTLETFASFVGTHGAAFDQHLMKVAGNQQKMEDIKRIANEIHQDKIRSVQAREGVRDYLEAAVDLGLRIGLASSSSREWVERFLRQLQLLSYFEVIKTADDVVRVKPDPELYVQAVHALRLQSDEVLAFEDSAAGAKAAKAAGLHCVIVPNPVTMDLIFENYDLRIESMAQHSLTHVLAKLDGQWSADSRGSF
- a CDS encoding ABC transporter substrate-binding protein, with the protein product MFALTRKMVVLGALVLSLVASGCSSSPSSGNGQSASEPSADGKVELKFLHKWPQPEYAPYFEEVIKEFESQNPTIKVKVEAVADEPMKDKLRVIMGGGSVPDIMFSWSGEFARKFVRSGAAMDLTEALNADPEWKNGFIPASLQPFVSNDKNYGVPLRFNGKFFVYNKEIFDKYQLQKPKTWDEFLQLLDKLKRAGETPIILGNASPWAAIHYLTGLNQKLVPADVRMKDYNPESGEFTDPGYIRALQYLKELKDKGYFNDNINSSSHDMATQMFFAGKGAMMYLELEEFQQVQKSMQAAFDFFPLPAIAEGKGNQNFITGAPDGFIVSSKTQHPKEAIAFLKFLTSKQNAEKLVKQIGWPSPIVGATNTDTALKQVAEAVDMMKSAEGMAEWLDTDVHAKIADSYLSNIQLLLDGTKSPEDIMKEVQGVAQEVKQEVKQ
- a CDS encoding SIS domain-containing protein, yielding MLNEMVTRVLEEFKRREIEKVFLVGCGGSSALMYASKYAMDHEAKTIDSDLYSSNEFIHRHPAKLGEKSLVILCSHYGKTPETVNAARFAREKGALTVSLTYEPDSPLAEASEFVILYQEGKEHPFLNDAHAIMYELVFGLLHIKEGNPKYDALIEALSHLRPVIEKAKEQALPAAQAFGRAYQDATNIYTMASGANYGIAYWFAICILMEMQWIHSHAIHAGEYFHGPFEILDKEVPMIQLVGLDETRPLEERSLGFSRQYGDNIITLDAKDFDLTGVDDRVKGYIAPLVLHRVLRVYAEELAHARNHPLTTRRYMWKVAY